Genomic window (Bacillus sp. BGMRC 2118):
GAACATTAACCATTATCAAACAAAATATTACCTTCTCCATTGGTATTAAGCTTTTAGCATTACTTCTTGTGATACCGGGATGGTTAACGCTATGGATTGCTATTTTTGCTGATATGGGTGCAACGTTGATCGTGACACTAAACAGCCTGCGTCTACTGCGTGTTAAATCTAAATATACAAAGTCATAAGTAAATGGACCGTGCTTTAATCTAATGTGAGAAAATGTGTGTTAGCCACAAAATAAAGAGAGATTCTTAGAGGGTCTCTCTTTATTTTGTAATGTTTGATTTCACATAGATTGTTGTTCTACGGATAAGGTGAGAAGCAAGCTTAGCACATGATTTCGGTGTATATTCGTCATAGTTATGTGGTAGGTTTCATTGATGTTTTATAAAAGAATGGATGTGATTATATGATGTATGATGTGGTAATTATTGGAGCTGGTCAGGCAGGATTATCAATAGGTTACTACTTGAAAAAGGCTGAAGTATCGTTTCTATTGCTTGATAAATCTACGGAAATTGGTGCTAGTTGGAGAAGTCGTTATGATTCTCTTAAACTCTTTACTCCTCGATCCTACAGCACGCTACCTGGTTTACAATTAACAGGGAATGAAAACAGTTACCCGAATAAGGATGAAATAGCAGATTATCTAGTTACGTATGCAAACACATATACATTACCCGTACAATTAAACACCGTTGTAGAAGAGTTGACTCAATTAAGTGATGGTTCCTTTACGATTCTTACAAATAACGGAACATATTTGACTAAACAAGTAGTCGTGGCAACGGGACCTTTTCAAGCGCCACACATACCAAGTACTGCAGCTAATCTCTCCCAAGAAGTGTTGCAACTTCACTCATCTGAATATCAAAATTCTAATCAATTGATAGATGGTGATGTGCTAGTAGTTGGAGGAGGAAATTCCGGAGCGCAAATAGCTGTTGAGTTATCAAAAGAGAGAAGAGTCTTTTTATCTGTTGGACACAAAATGGTGTTTCTGCCACAAGATATTGGAAATAAAAGCATTTTCTCGTATTTTGATAAACTAGGAATCTATCGTGCGAGTACGGATTCGTTTATTGGGAAATGGATCAGAAGCAAGCCAGACCCTATTTTTGGTTATGAATTAAAGGGTTGCTTACAAAATGGAAAGGTCATTCAAAAACC
Coding sequences:
- a CDS encoding SidA/IucD/PvdA family monooxygenase; the protein is MMYDVVIIGAGQAGLSIGYYLKKAEVSFLLLDKSTEIGASWRSRYDSLKLFTPRSYSTLPGLQLTGNENSYPNKDEIADYLVTYANTYTLPVQLNTVVEELTQLSDGSFTILTNNGTYLTKQVVVATGPFQAPHIPSTAANLSQEVLQLHSSEYQNSNQLIDGDVLVVGGGNSGAQIAVELSKERRVFLSVGHKMVFLPQDIGNKSIFSYFDKLGIYRASTDSFIGKWIRSKPDPIFGYELKGCLQNGKVIQKPRTTAIYNDNTIGFEDGSTLSVKNVIWSTGFRSDYSWMKMKNMKNILNSTGNPIHTRGVSNVKGLYFLGLPWQSSRGSALLQGVGADAEYILNQIILTVE